Proteins from one Plodia interpunctella isolate USDA-ARS_2022_Savannah chromosome 7, ilPloInte3.2, whole genome shotgun sequence genomic window:
- the LOC128671153 gene encoding 2-acylglycerol O-acyltransferase 2-A-like, producing the protein MDLFRSLSDILGIQWAPLHVPLERRLQTLAVFCWFHFMTSFGVFSSIYLFIKLLYSSYWYLAIAYSVWMLYDINTGQRGGRPRDWVRNWSWWRYHCNYFPTKMIKTAELDPSKNYLLACIPHGVICMGLFPVLAANVLEFGKHFPGIRRGFATLPLYFYVPFFREFAMAIGGTIASEESIVYSLDSKRYKGNAVAVIVGGAKEAAESHPGQYNTILRQRKGFIRCAIKSGASLVPTITFGEVDLYDPVKKPEGTFARKCQDMVYKLTGINPLFPKARGLLQYSYGSVPYRKPLFVVIGAPMEVKKNHEPTPEEVDAVHAQFIDEMVDLFEREKVHYVENHENVKLNLL; encoded by the exons ATGGATTTGTTCAG ATCCTTATCGGACATCTTAGGAATACAATGGGCACCTCTGCATGTGCCCTTGGAGCGTCGTCTGCAAACGCTGGCCGTCTTCTGCTGGTTCCACTTCATGACGTCATTCGGCGTTTTCTCCagcatatatttattcatcaaaCTGCTTTATTCCAGTTATTGGTACTTAGCCATCGCATACTCTGTTTGGATGCTCTACGACATTAATACAGGACAAAGAGGCGGTCGTCC aCGTGATTGGGTCCGAAATTGGAGTTGGTGGCGCTACCATTGCAACTATTTCCCCACGAAGATGATCAAAACAGCTGAATTGGACCCTTCAAAGAACTACTTACTGGCTTGCATACCTCACGGTGTAATTTGTATGGGCTTGTTCCCAGTTCTTGCTGCCAATGTTCTCGAATTTGGCAAACACTTCCCTGGTATCAGAAGGGGCTTTGCCACTCTCCCTTTGTACTTCTACGTGCCGTTCTTTAGAGAATTCGCAATGGCTATTGGTGGTACTATAGCTTCTGAAGAAAGCATTGTGTACTCTTTGGATTCTAAGCGATATAAGGGCAACGCTGTTGCGGTCATAGTAGGAGGTGCTAAGGAAGCAGCTGAATCTCACCCAGGGCAATACAACACGATTTTGAGACAGAGAAAGGGTTTTATTCGCTGTGCTATTAAGTCTGG CGCCTCCTTGGTCCCCACAATAACCTTCGGCGAGGTGGATCTCTACGACCCAGTCAAGAAACCTGAAGGAACTTTCGCGAGGAAGTGCCAGGACATGGTCTACAAATTGACAGGGATCAACCCGCTATTCCCGAAGGCCAGGGGCCTGTTGCAATACAGCTATGGATCAGTGCCTTACAGGAAACCACTTTTTGTCGTCA ttgGTGCCCCAATGGAAGTGAAGAAGAATCATGAACCAACACCTGAAGAGGTAGACGCTGTCCATGCCCAATTCATCGACGAAATGGTCGACCTATTTGAACGGGAAAAAGTACACTACGTGGAAAACCACgaaaatgtcaaattaaacctattgtaa
- the LOC128671406 gene encoding uncharacterized protein LOC128671406, translating to MECGVRQGGLSSPSLFNLYVNALIEALSREHVGCHVDGVCVNNISYADDMALLSASVCGLRKLLSICEAYATSHGLKYNIRKSEVMVFGARSKDLSIPTISLYGVPLNRVEKFKYLGHILAPDLKDDADIDRERRALSVRANMIAHKFSKCSEDVKKTLFRAFCTSFYTSTLWAHFTKKSYDAFRIQYNNAFRVLLRLPRFCSASGMFAAARVDCFYATMRKRGASLVRRVRASSNSILAMIASRLDCPYINHCCDLHVVNKN from the coding sequence ATGGAATGTGGTGTAAGACAGGGCGGGCTAAGCTCTCCGTCGCTATTCAATTTGTATGTGAACGCGCTGATCGAGGCGCTCAGCAGAGAGCATGTCGGCTGTCACGTGGACGGCGTGTGCGTCAATAACATCAGTTACGCAGACGACATGGCCCTGCTGAGCGCGTCGGTCTGCGGGCTGAGGAAACTCCTGTCCATCTGTGAAGCATATGCTACTTCGCACGGCCTTAAATATAACATCCGGAAAAGTGAGGTCATGGTTTTTGGAGCTAGGAGTAAAGATTTGTCCATACCTACTATTTCCCTGTATGGTGTTCCTCTGAACAGagtagaaaaatttaaatatcttggACATATCTTGGCTCCTGACCTCAAGGACGATGCCGATATAGATAGGGAGCGAAGAGCGTTGTCGGTTAGAGCAAATATGATCGCCCACAAGTTTTCGAAATGCTCGGAAGATGTCAAAAAAACTCTGTTCAGAGCATTTTGCACATCATTTTATACGAGTACTCTGTGGGcccattttacaaaaaaatcgtaCGACGCTTTTCGCATCCAATATAACAACGCGTTCAGGGTGTTGTTGCGGCTGCCTCGGTTTTGTAGCGCATCAGGCATGTTTGCCGCGGCGCGGGTCGACTGCTTCTACGCGACGATGCGGAAACGCGGCGCCAGCCTGGTGCGCCGCGTCCGAGCCAGCTCCAACAGCATCCTGGCCATGATAGCGAGCCGGCTAGACTGTCCCTACATCAACCACTGCTGCGATTTGCATGTagtgaataaaaattag
- the LOC128671152 gene encoding 2-acylglycerol O-acyltransferase 1-like — protein sequence MVISKVFENLVSIFKRISDIVGVQWAPTDIPMNRRLQTLAATGWICLVLFGEAFCIYVLIALVYSSYWWLAIVYCVWMMNDIDISNKGGRRSEWVRNWSWWSYYRDYFPIKLVKTVDLDPSRNYLFAVFPHGVISCGAFGAFATNALGFSKIFPGMTSSLITLRGHFLVPFFRDLVLALGGTASSEESILYNLDCKRNKGNCSVLIVGGAAEALDSHPGEYKVILNRRKGFVRVAMKSGAPLVPVVSFGETDVFRPFNNPEDGILRKIQEKIRQWTGISPMFPIGRGMFQYTFGVIPLRAPVTTVVGAPMEVQKNLDPTPEEIEAVHAEFKKRLIDLFETEKSKYLPNQQNVHLTIT from the exons AAGAATATCCGATATCGTAGGCGTACAATGGGCTCCCACAGACATACCCATGAACAGAAGACTGCAGACCCTGGCGGCGACCGGTTGGATCTGTCTGGTACTGTTTGGAGAAGCTTTCTGCATCTATGTGCTGATCGCTCTGGTGTACTCTAGTTATTGGTGGCTAGCGATAGTCTACTGTGTTTGGATGATGAACGATATTGATATATCCAACAAAGGAGGTCGAAG GAGCGAGTGGGTGCGCAATTGGTCGTGGTGGAGCTACTATCGAGACTACTTCCCAATAAAACTGGTCAAAACGGTGGATCTAGATCCTTCTAGGAACTATCTATTTGCCGTCTTCCCTCACGGTGTCATAAGTTGTGGTGCGTTCGGCGCCTTTGCTACCAACGCTTTAGGGTTCAGTAAAATATTTCCAGGCATGACCAGTAGTTTAATAACCCTTAGAGGTCATTTCCTGGTACCGTTTTTTAGGGATTTAGTACTAGCTTTAGGCGGAACAGCGTCGTCTGAAGAGAGTATACTGTACAATCTTGATTGTAAACGCAATAAGGGCAATTGTTCCGTTCTTATTGTTGGAGGGGCAGCTGAAGCGTTGGATTCTCATCCTGGGGAGTACAAAGTGATTCTGAACAGGAGGAAAGGATTCGTACGAGTCGCTATGAAGTCAGG TGCCCCACTCGTGCCAGTGGTATCGTTTGGGGAGACCGATGTCTTCAGGCCGTTCAACAATCCAGAAGACGGCATCCTCAGGAAGATACAGGAGAAAATCCGCCAGTGGACCGGCATCTCCCCCATGTTCCCTATAGGACGGGGCATGTTCCAGTATACGTTCGGAGTGATCCCGTTAAGAGCTCCAGTTACTACTGTTG ttGGCGCTCCCATGGAAGTGCAGAAGAATCTAGACCCTACCCCCGAGGAAATAGAGGCCGTTCACGCTGAATTTAAGAAGCGATTGATAGATCTCTTTGAAACAGAGAAATCCAAGTATTTACCAAACCAACAGAATGTTCATCTGACCATCACATAA